The following are from one region of the Streptomyces tuirus genome:
- a CDS encoding MFS transporter, with translation MGSTSSAAREAARPATTGRRGAVVAALMLSMALAALDATIVSTAVPQIVGDLGGFSVFSWLFSGYLLAVTVTLPVYGKLSDTFGRKPVLIAGSVVFLLGSLLCAVAWNMGALIAFRVVQGLGGGALQGTVQTLAADLYPLKDRPKIQSKLSTVWAVSAVAGPGLGGVLAAYADWRWIFLINLPIGALALWLIVRHLHEPEREATPHARVDWAGALAVFACGGVLLTALVQGGVAWPWLSAPSLALFGAGLALVVVVVLVERRAAEPIIPGWVWRRRTIAAVNLALGALGLLMVAPSVFLPTYAQSVLGLAPVAAGFVLSVWTLSWPVSAALSQHVYRRIGFRNTAMLGIGTAALILFAFPFLPYPGQAWQPTLLMLLLGAALGLFQLPLIVGVQSTVGWAERGTTTASVLFCRQTGQTIGAALFGAVANGVLAARLGGAGDLDSVTRALGPGTAPEATRRAIADAVHAVYLGAAGAAALAFLVLLFLAPRTFPVLKD, from the coding sequence GTGGGCAGCACCAGTTCCGCGGCACGAGAGGCCGCACGTCCCGCCACGACCGGCCGGCGCGGAGCCGTCGTCGCGGCGCTGATGCTGTCGATGGCGCTGGCGGCGCTCGACGCGACCATCGTCTCGACGGCCGTCCCGCAGATCGTGGGGGACCTCGGCGGTTTCTCCGTCTTCTCCTGGCTGTTCTCCGGCTATCTGCTGGCCGTGACCGTCACCCTGCCTGTGTACGGCAAGCTCTCCGACACCTTCGGCCGCAAACCGGTCCTCATAGCCGGGTCGGTGGTCTTCCTGCTCGGGTCCCTGCTGTGCGCGGTGGCCTGGAACATGGGGGCGCTCATCGCCTTCCGCGTCGTGCAGGGCCTGGGCGGCGGCGCGCTCCAGGGCACGGTGCAGACCCTGGCCGCCGACCTGTATCCGCTGAAGGACCGGCCCAAGATCCAGTCGAAGCTGTCGACGGTGTGGGCGGTGTCCGCGGTGGCCGGCCCGGGCCTGGGCGGGGTGCTCGCGGCGTACGCGGACTGGCGCTGGATCTTCCTGATCAACCTTCCGATCGGCGCGCTCGCGCTGTGGCTGATCGTCCGTCACCTGCACGAGCCGGAGCGGGAAGCCACCCCGCACGCGCGCGTGGACTGGGCGGGCGCGCTGGCGGTGTTCGCCTGCGGCGGCGTGCTGCTCACGGCCCTGGTGCAGGGCGGAGTGGCGTGGCCGTGGCTGTCGGCGCCCTCGCTGGCGCTGTTCGGTGCGGGGCTCGCCCTGGTCGTGGTGGTGGTGCTGGTGGAGCGCCGGGCGGCGGAGCCGATCATCCCGGGCTGGGTGTGGCGGCGCCGTACGATCGCCGCGGTCAATCTCGCCCTGGGCGCGCTGGGCCTGCTGATGGTCGCGCCGTCGGTGTTCCTGCCCACCTACGCCCAGTCGGTGCTGGGCCTGGCACCGGTGGCCGCCGGATTCGTGCTGTCCGTCTGGACGTTGAGCTGGCCCGTGTCGGCGGCGCTGAGCCAGCACGTGTACCGCAGGATCGGCTTCCGCAACACGGCGATGCTGGGCATCGGCACGGCCGCGCTGATCCTGTTCGCGTTCCCCTTCCTGCCCTATCCCGGGCAGGCGTGGCAGCCGACGCTGCTGATGCTGCTGCTGGGCGCCGCGCTGGGCCTGTTCCAGCTGCCGCTCATCGTCGGTGTGCAGTCGACGGTGGGATGGGCGGAGCGTGGGACGACGACCGCGTCCGTGCTGTTCTGCCGCCAGACCGGCCAGACGATCGGCGCCGCGCTGTTCGGCGCGGTCGCCAACGGGGTGCTGGCCGCCAGGCTCGGCGGTGCGGGCGACCTGGACTCGGTGACGCGGGCGCTCGGTCCGGGCACGGCACCCGAGGCGACCCGGCGCGCGATCGCCGACGCGGTGCACGCGGTCTACCTCGGCGCGGCGGGCGCGGCCGCCCTGGCGTTCCTGGTGCTGCTGTTCCTCGCGCCCCGGACATTCCCGGTGCTCAAGGACTGA
- a CDS encoding ABC transporter permease: MTVMKTSMRNFFAHKGRMALSAIAVLLSVAFVCGTLVFTDTMSTTFDKLFAATSSDVTVSAKGASDSGETTADNGKPPVMPASVLGEVRKAQGVKSAEGTVFSTSVTVVDGDKDNLSPSSGAPTIVGNWNDTDARTMKITSGVAPKGPEQIMVDADTADKHDLKLGDEIGVISAVGTHTAKISGIADFTVTNPGAAIFYVDTKTAQQTLVGESDVYTNVNVTAAAGVSDAQLKKNVTAELGGDFQVKTAKETTDANQKDVASFMNVMKYAMLGFAGIAFLVGIFLIINTFSMLVAQRTREIGLMRAIGSSRKQVNRSVLAEALLLGFVGSVLGVGAGVGLAVGLMKLMGQMGMELSTDDLTVAWTTPVVGLVLGVVVTVLAAYLPARRAGKISPMAALRDAGAPADAKAGWIRAAIGTVLTGTGGFALYLAAAADKAKDGSMWLGLGVVLSLIGFVVIGPLLAGAVVRVLGAVLLRMFGPVGRMAERNALRNPRRTGATGAALMIGLALVACLSVVGSSMVASATDQLDKTVGTDFIIQSDQGQLITPQAVKAVKSSPDLARVTEYKWTKADFTTPDGKTLKDTAVTAADPSYATDLRTETVAGKLPDAYKPDSMSVHEKFAEDHGITLGSKIKVAFKDGSAADLTVRAITSSDVVIDAGAMYTSISTLAKYVPADRMPLDSLVFASAKEGQQDAAYKSLKSALHDYPQYIVRDQTDYKDALKDQIGQLLNMIYGLLALAIIVAILGVVNTLALSVVERTREIGLMRAIGLSRRQLRRMIRMESVVIALFGALLGLGLGMGWGATAQQLLALEGLGVLDIPWPTIIGVFIGSAFVGLFAALIPAFRAGRMNVLNAIATE; encoded by the coding sequence ATGACCGTCATGAAGACCTCGATGCGCAACTTCTTCGCGCACAAGGGGCGGATGGCGCTCTCCGCGATCGCCGTCCTGCTGTCGGTCGCCTTCGTCTGCGGCACCCTCGTCTTCACGGACACCATGTCGACCACGTTCGACAAGCTCTTCGCGGCCACCTCCTCCGACGTGACGGTGAGCGCGAAGGGCGCCTCCGACAGCGGCGAGACCACCGCCGACAACGGCAAGCCGCCGGTCATGCCGGCCTCCGTGCTGGGTGAGGTCCGCAAGGCGCAGGGCGTGAAGTCCGCCGAGGGAACGGTGTTCTCCACCTCGGTGACGGTCGTCGACGGCGACAAGGACAATCTGTCGCCCTCCAGCGGCGCCCCGACCATCGTGGGCAACTGGAACGACACCGACGCCCGCACCATGAAGATCACCTCGGGTGTGGCGCCCAAGGGCCCCGAACAGATCATGGTCGACGCCGACACCGCCGACAAGCACGACCTGAAGCTCGGCGACGAGATCGGCGTGATCAGCGCCGTCGGCACCCACACCGCGAAGATCTCCGGCATCGCCGACTTCACCGTCACCAACCCCGGCGCCGCGATCTTCTACGTCGACACCAAGACCGCCCAGCAGACCCTTGTCGGCGAGAGCGACGTCTACACCAACGTCAACGTCACCGCGGCCGCCGGCGTCAGCGACGCACAGCTGAAGAAGAACGTCACGGCCGAACTCGGCGGCGACTTCCAGGTGAAGACGGCCAAGGAGACCACCGACGCCAACCAGAAGGACGTCGCGAGCTTCATGAACGTCATGAAGTACGCGATGCTCGGCTTCGCCGGGATCGCCTTCCTCGTCGGCATCTTCCTGATCATCAACACCTTCTCCATGCTGGTCGCCCAGCGCACCCGGGAGATCGGCCTGATGCGGGCCATCGGCTCCTCCCGCAAGCAGGTCAACCGCTCCGTGCTGGCCGAGGCGCTGCTGCTCGGCTTCGTCGGCTCGGTGCTCGGCGTCGGCGCGGGCGTCGGCCTCGCCGTCGGCCTGATGAAGCTCATGGGCCAGATGGGCATGGAACTGTCCACCGACGATCTGACCGTGGCCTGGACGACCCCGGTGGTCGGCCTCGTCCTCGGCGTGGTCGTCACCGTCCTGGCCGCCTACCTGCCCGCCCGGCGCGCCGGCAAGATCTCCCCGATGGCCGCACTGCGCGACGCGGGAGCCCCTGCCGACGCCAAGGCCGGCTGGATCCGCGCCGCGATCGGCACGGTCCTCACCGGCACCGGCGGCTTCGCCCTCTACCTCGCGGCGGCGGCCGACAAGGCCAAGGACGGCTCGATGTGGCTCGGCCTCGGCGTGGTGCTGTCGCTGATCGGGTTCGTCGTCATCGGCCCGCTGCTCGCCGGCGCGGTGGTCCGCGTCCTCGGTGCCGTCCTGCTGCGGATGTTCGGGCCCGTGGGCCGTATGGCCGAGCGCAACGCCCTGCGCAACCCGCGCCGCACCGGAGCGACGGGCGCCGCGCTGATGATCGGCCTCGCCCTCGTGGCGTGCCTGTCCGTCGTCGGCTCCTCCATGGTGGCGTCCGCCACCGACCAGCTCGACAAGACCGTCGGCACGGACTTCATCATCCAGTCCGACCAGGGCCAGCTGATCACCCCGCAGGCGGTCAAGGCCGTGAAGTCGTCGCCGGACCTGGCACGGGTCACCGAGTACAAGTGGACCAAGGCGGACTTCACCACTCCTGACGGCAAGACGCTCAAGGACACGGCGGTCACGGCGGCCGACCCGTCGTACGCGACCGACCTGCGCACCGAGACCGTGGCCGGCAAGCTGCCCGACGCCTACAAGCCCGACTCGATGTCGGTCCACGAGAAGTTCGCCGAGGACCACGGCATCACCCTCGGATCCAAGATCAAGGTCGCCTTCAAGGACGGCTCCGCGGCCGACCTGACGGTCCGGGCGATCACCAGCAGCGACGTCGTGATCGACGCGGGCGCGATGTACACGTCCATCTCGACGCTGGCCAAGTACGTCCCGGCCGACAGGATGCCGTTGGACTCGCTGGTCTTCGCCAGCGCCAAGGAGGGGCAGCAGGACGCCGCCTACAAGTCCCTGAAGTCGGCGCTGCACGACTACCCGCAGTACATCGTGCGCGACCAGACCGACTACAAGGACGCCCTGAAGGACCAGATCGGCCAGCTGCTCAACATGATCTACGGCCTGCTGGCCCTGGCGATCATCGTGGCCATCCTCGGTGTGGTGAACACCCTGGCCCTGTCGGTGGTGGAACGCACCAGGGAGATCGGCCTGATGCGGGCGATCGGCCTGTCCCGCCGCCAGCTGCGCCGCATGATCCGCATGGAGTCGGTGGTCATCGCCCTCTTCGGCGCCCTGCTGGGCCTCGGTCTGGGCATGGGCTGGGGCGCCACGGCACAGCAGCTGCTCGCCCTGGAGGGCCTGGGGGTCCTGGACATCCCCTGGCCGACGATCATCGGCGTCTTCATCGGCTCGGCGTTCGTGGGCCTGTTCGCCGCACTGATCCCGGCGTTCCGGGCGGGCCGGATGAACGTCCTGAACGCGATCGCGACGGAGTAG
- a CDS encoding tetratricopeptide repeat protein codes for MDAADLDRQARTMSGCIPPLLVSRLLELGHGEEVEVQAGRGEWFCAREWARLLGDRGRRAQALEVLAPYVATGWWPAARTQAELLESWERAEEAIALARPYAATGGNPLEFFARLLARHGRTDEAVTRLSAGIDDWLLATALVDVAEGAGRDEDIAALLAARIPARHRCDSPWCCRGLDPDTAIGLLATIRERQGRVDEAIALLRTRQHSTSVNNHDQLADLLARHDRIEELRAYAATESLGHAARRLAEVLEERGDVEGAIAVHRQPGDSPIHPCHGAVQLAQLLARHGRGDEAVEVMRVLAEDHNGDDWILHTWSELCLEQGRPEDGLAHLDALAAARGGAEDWDLYWIRLPLIAARDGVDEAIARARSHPEGATSYAAPHIAGLLAVAGRTEEAVAVLEQHAFANSHDLAGHLIDLGRVKDAVALLQRRESEPVTPVRTGSLFNDPPF; via the coding sequence ATGGACGCCGCCGATCTCGACCGCCAGGCCCGGACCATGTCCGGCTGCATTCCTCCGCTCCTGGTCTCCCGGCTTCTCGAGCTCGGCCACGGTGAGGAGGTGGAGGTCCAGGCCGGTCGAGGGGAATGGTTCTGCGCGCGGGAGTGGGCGCGGCTGCTCGGTGACCGGGGTCGGCGGGCCCAGGCGCTGGAGGTGCTCGCTCCGTACGTCGCCACGGGCTGGTGGCCGGCCGCCCGGACCCAGGCGGAACTGCTGGAGAGCTGGGAGCGGGCAGAGGAGGCGATCGCGCTGGCCCGGCCGTACGCGGCCACGGGAGGGAACCCGCTGGAGTTCTTCGCGCGCCTGCTGGCCCGGCACGGGCGTACGGACGAGGCGGTCACCCGGCTGAGCGCGGGAATCGACGACTGGCTTCTCGCCACCGCTCTGGTCGACGTCGCCGAAGGAGCAGGCCGGGACGAGGACATCGCCGCGCTGCTCGCTGCCCGGATCCCGGCTCGGCACCGGTGCGACAGCCCGTGGTGCTGCCGCGGTCTCGACCCCGACACGGCGATCGGGCTGCTGGCCACGATCCGTGAACGCCAGGGACGCGTCGACGAAGCGATCGCCCTGCTGCGTACCCGGCAGCACAGCACCTCCGTCAACAACCACGACCAGCTGGCCGACCTGCTGGCGAGACACGATCGGATCGAGGAACTGCGTGCGTACGCGGCGACCGAGTCCCTCGGTCATGCCGCGCGGCGCCTGGCCGAGGTGCTGGAGGAGCGCGGTGACGTGGAAGGCGCGATCGCCGTCCACCGGCAGCCGGGCGACTCGCCGATCCACCCGTGCCACGGTGCGGTGCAACTGGCGCAGCTCCTGGCACGGCACGGCCGGGGGGACGAAGCGGTCGAGGTGATGCGGGTCCTGGCCGAGGACCACAACGGGGACGACTGGATCCTGCACACGTGGTCCGAGCTGTGCCTCGAACAGGGCCGCCCCGAGGACGGCCTGGCGCACCTCGACGCCCTCGCTGCCGCGCGCGGGGGCGCTGAGGACTGGGACCTGTACTGGATACGGCTGCCGCTGATCGCTGCCCGTGACGGCGTCGACGAAGCGATCGCACGGGCCCGCTCCCACCCCGAGGGCGCCACCTCGTACGCGGCGCCGCACATCGCCGGGCTGCTCGCCGTCGCCGGACGCACCGAGGAGGCTGTTGCCGTCCTCGAACAGCACGCCTTCGCGAACAGCCATGACCTGGCCGGCCACCTCATCGACCTGGGCCGCGTCAAAGACGCCGTCGCACTCCTCCAGCGGCGTGAGTCCGAGCCGGTCACACCGGTCCGCACCGGCTCGCTCTTCAACGATCCCCCCTTCTGA
- a CDS encoding HNH endonuclease family protein codes for MVFTGSALAGCEGLAPPADGGGASGSGAPAAGAGRAANPLDNPGGTEPGLAAVTSGADKERARALTDKVATKGRGPRTGYERDEFGYAWMDTADGVPLARNGCDTRNDLLKLHGRDVEFRRGSDCVVVSMDLYDPYTGKDIAWKKAKATEVQIDHVVPLSYAWQLGASRWSKEKREQLANDVLNLLPVSGSTNSAKRDSGPASWLPPNKSIRCSYAVRFAQVALKYDLAVTTADKAMMSKQCQD; via the coding sequence ATGGTGTTCACCGGTTCGGCACTGGCCGGCTGCGAGGGGTTGGCCCCGCCCGCGGACGGCGGTGGAGCCTCCGGTTCCGGCGCCCCGGCGGCCGGCGCCGGACGGGCCGCGAACCCGCTGGACAACCCGGGCGGCACCGAACCGGGACTGGCGGCGGTCACCTCCGGCGCAGACAAGGAGAGGGCGCGCGCCCTGACCGACAAGGTGGCGACGAAGGGCCGCGGCCCCAGGACCGGCTACGAACGGGACGAGTTCGGCTACGCCTGGATGGACACGGCGGACGGTGTGCCGCTGGCGAGGAACGGTTGCGACACGCGGAACGACTTGCTGAAACTCCATGGACGGGACGTCGAGTTCCGCAGGGGTTCCGACTGCGTGGTCGTGTCGATGGACCTGTACGACCCGTACACCGGCAAAGACATCGCCTGGAAGAAGGCGAAAGCCACCGAGGTGCAGATAGACCACGTGGTGCCGCTGTCGTACGCCTGGCAGCTGGGTGCCTCGCGGTGGAGCAAGGAGAAGCGGGAGCAGCTGGCCAACGATGTGCTGAATCTTCTGCCGGTCTCGGGCTCCACGAACTCCGCCAAGCGGGACTCGGGCCCGGCGTCCTGGCTGCCGCCGAACAAGTCGATCCGCTGCTCGTACGCGGTCCGCTTCGCACAGGTGGCCCTCAAGTACGACCTCGCGGTGACTACGGCGGACAAGGCGATGATGTCGAAGCAGTGTCAGGACTGA
- a CDS encoding antitoxin has product MGIFDKFKSQARNKGKQGSDAAEERTNERTGGKYEDQVDSGQQRVEGSLGMDRDRERPEQQ; this is encoded by the coding sequence ATGGGCATCTTCGACAAGTTCAAGAGCCAGGCGCGGAACAAGGGCAAGCAGGGCTCTGACGCCGCGGAAGAGCGGACCAACGAGAGGACCGGCGGCAAGTACGAAGACCAGGTCGACTCCGGCCAGCAGCGCGTCGAGGGCTCGCTGGGCATGGACCGCGACCGGGAACGGCCCGAACAGCAGTAA
- the mfd gene encoding transcription-repair coupling factor gives MSLHGLLDAVVKDAALAEAIRAAADGNRMHVDMVGPPAARPFAIAALARETGRPVLAVTATGREAEDLTAALRSLLPAEEVVEYPSWETLPHERLSPRSDTVGRRLAVLRRLAHPRPDDPETGPVSVVVAPVRSVLQPQVKGLGDLEPVSLRTGQTTDLGEIVEALSAAAYARVELVEKRGEFAVRGGILDVFPPTEEHPLRVEFWGDDVEEIRYFKVADQRSLEVAEHGLWAPPCRELLLTEDVRTRAAALAEQHPELGELLGKIAEGIAVEGMESLAPVLVDDMELLLDVLPKGAMAVVCDPERVRTRASDLVATSQEFLQASWAATAGGGEAPIDVGAASLWSIADVRDRARELDMMWWSVSPFAADEELDGDTLKLGMHAPETYRGDTAKALADTKGWLADGWRAVFVTEGHGPAARTVEVLGGEGIAARLDSDLAEISPSVVHVACGSIDHGFVDPALRLAVLTETDLSGQKASGREGARMPARRRKTIDPLTLEPGDYIVHEQHGVGRYIEMVQRTVQGATREYLVVEYAPAKRGQPGDRLYIPTDQLEQITKYVGGEAPTLHRLGGADWTKTKARAKKAVKEIAADLIKLYSARMAAPGHAFGPDTPWQRELEDAFPYAETPDQLTTIAEVKEDMEKTVPMDRLICGDVGYGKTEIAVRAAFKAVQDGKQVAVLVPTTLLVQQHFGTFSERYAQFPVNVKALSRFQTDTEAKAVLEGLREGSVDIVIGTHRLFSSETKFKDLGLVIVDEEQRFGVEHKEQLKKLRANVDVLTMSATPIPRTLEMAVTGIREMSTITTPPEERHPVLTFVGPYEEKQIGAAIRRELLREGQVFYIHNRVESIDRAAARLREIVPEARIATAHGQMSEQALEQVVVDFWEKKFDVLVSTTIVESGIDISNANTLIVERGDNFGLSQLHQLRGRVGRGRERGYAYFLYPPEKPLTETAHERLATIAQHTEMGAGMYVAMKDLEIRGAGNLLGGEQSGHIAGVGFDLYVRMVGEAVADYRRQLETGEIEEEPPLEVKIELPVDAHVPHDYAPGERLRLQAYRAIASANSEEDIKAVREELVDRYGKLPEPVENLLLVAGLRMFARACDVGEIVLQGNNIRFAPVELRESQELRLKRLYPGVVIKPAVHQVLVPRPKTAKVGGKPLVGRELLAWVGEFLTSVLGS, from the coding sequence ATGAGCCTGCACGGTCTGCTCGACGCCGTAGTCAAGGACGCCGCCCTCGCGGAAGCGATCAGGGCGGCCGCAGACGGCAACCGCATGCACGTCGACATGGTCGGCCCCCCCGCGGCCCGGCCTTTCGCCATCGCCGCCCTGGCCCGTGAGACGGGCCGCCCGGTGCTGGCGGTCACGGCGACGGGCCGTGAGGCGGAGGACCTGACCGCGGCCCTGCGCTCCCTTCTGCCGGCCGAGGAAGTCGTGGAGTACCCGTCCTGGGAGACGCTCCCGCACGAGCGGCTCAGCCCGCGCAGCGACACCGTCGGCCGCCGCCTGGCCGTCCTGCGCCGCCTGGCCCACCCCCGCCCCGACGACCCCGAGACCGGCCCGGTCTCCGTGGTCGTCGCGCCCGTCCGGTCCGTGCTCCAGCCCCAGGTCAAGGGCCTCGGCGACCTGGAACCGGTCTCCCTGAGGACCGGGCAGACCACCGACCTCGGCGAGATCGTCGAAGCCCTCTCGGCGGCCGCCTACGCGCGCGTGGAGCTTGTCGAGAAGCGCGGCGAGTTCGCCGTGCGCGGCGGCATCCTGGACGTGTTCCCGCCCACCGAGGAGCACCCCCTGCGCGTCGAGTTCTGGGGTGACGACGTCGAGGAGATCCGCTACTTCAAGGTCGCCGACCAGCGCTCCCTCGAAGTCGCCGAGCACGGGCTGTGGGCGCCGCCGTGCCGTGAGCTGCTGCTCACCGAGGACGTCCGCACGCGCGCGGCCGCCCTCGCCGAACAGCATCCCGAGCTCGGTGAACTGCTCGGCAAGATCGCCGAGGGCATCGCCGTCGAGGGCATGGAGTCCCTCGCGCCGGTCCTCGTCGACGACATGGAGCTGCTGCTCGACGTGCTGCCCAAGGGCGCCATGGCCGTCGTGTGCGACCCGGAGCGGGTCCGCACGCGCGCGTCGGACCTCGTGGCCACCTCCCAGGAGTTCCTGCAGGCATCCTGGGCCGCCACCGCCGGGGGCGGCGAGGCTCCCATCGACGTCGGCGCGGCCTCCCTGTGGTCCATCGCGGACGTCCGGGACCGGGCCCGCGAGCTGGACATGATGTGGTGGTCGGTGTCGCCGTTCGCCGCCGACGAGGAGCTCGACGGGGACACCCTCAAGCTCGGCATGCACGCCCCGGAGACCTACCGCGGCGACACCGCCAAGGCCCTCGCCGACACCAAGGGCTGGCTCGCCGACGGCTGGCGCGCGGTGTTCGTCACCGAGGGGCACGGCCCGGCGGCCCGCACGGTCGAGGTGCTGGGCGGCGAGGGCATCGCCGCCCGCCTCGACTCCGACCTCGCCGAGATCTCCCCGTCCGTCGTGCACGTGGCGTGCGGCTCGATCGACCACGGCTTCGTCGACCCGGCCCTACGGCTCGCCGTCCTGACCGAGACCGACCTGTCGGGTCAGAAGGCGTCCGGCCGCGAGGGCGCCCGCATGCCGGCCCGCCGCCGCAAGACCATCGACCCGCTCACCCTGGAGCCGGGCGACTACATCGTCCACGAGCAGCACGGCGTGGGCCGCTACATCGAGATGGTGCAGCGCACCGTCCAGGGCGCCACCCGGGAGTACCTGGTCGTCGAGTACGCCCCCGCCAAGCGCGGCCAGCCCGGCGACCGCCTCTACATCCCCACCGACCAGCTGGAGCAGATCACCAAGTACGTCGGCGGCGAGGCCCCCACGCTGCACCGCCTCGGCGGCGCCGACTGGACGAAGACCAAGGCCCGCGCGAAGAAGGCCGTCAAGGAGATCGCGGCCGACCTCATCAAGCTGTACAGCGCGCGCATGGCCGCCCCCGGGCACGCCTTCGGCCCGGACACCCCCTGGCAGCGCGAACTGGAGGACGCCTTCCCCTACGCGGAGACGCCCGACCAGCTCACCACCATCGCCGAGGTCAAGGAGGACATGGAGAAGACGGTCCCGATGGACCGCCTGATCTGCGGCGACGTCGGCTACGGCAAGACGGAGATCGCGGTCCGCGCCGCCTTCAAGGCCGTCCAGGACGGCAAGCAGGTGGCCGTCCTGGTGCCCACGACGCTGCTGGTGCAGCAGCACTTCGGGACGTTCAGCGAGCGGTACGCGCAGTTCCCGGTGAACGTGAAGGCCCTGTCCCGCTTCCAGACCGACACCGAGGCCAAGGCGGTCCTGGAGGGCCTGCGCGAGGGCTCGGTCGACATCGTCATCGGCACCCACCGGCTGTTCTCGTCCGAGACGAAGTTCAAGGACCTCGGCCTGGTCATCGTCGACGAGGAGCAGCGTTTCGGCGTCGAGCACAAGGAGCAGCTGAAGAAGCTCCGCGCGAACGTCGACGTGCTGACGATGTCCGCGACCCCGATCCCCAGGACGCTGGAGATGGCGGTCACCGGCATCCGCGAGATGTCGACGATCACCACCCCGCCGGAGGAGCGCCACCCGGTCCTGACCTTCGTCGGCCCCTACGAGGAGAAGCAGATCGGCGCCGCCATCCGCCGTGAGCTGCTGCGCGAGGGCCAGGTCTTCTACATCCACAACCGCGTCGAGTCGATCGACCGCGCGGCGGCCCGGCTGCGCGAGATCGTCCCCGAGGCGCGCATCGCCACCGCGCACGGGCAGATGTCGGAGCAGGCGCTGGAGCAGGTCGTCGTCGACTTCTGGGAGAAGAAGTTCGATGTGCTGGTGTCCACGACGATCGTGGAGTCCGGCATCGACATCTCCAACGCCAACACCCTGATCGTGGAGCGCGGCGACAACTTCGGCCTCTCCCAGCTGCACCAGCTGCGCGGCCGGGTGGGGCGGGGCCGCGAGCGCGGCTACGCCTACTTCCTCTATCCGCCGGAGAAGCCGCTGACCGAGACCGCGCACGAGCGGCTCGCGACCATCGCCCAGCACACGGAGATGGGCGCCGGTATGTACGTGGCCATGAAGGACCTGGAGATCCGCGGCGCGGGCAACCTCCTCGGCGGCGAGCAGTCCGGCCACATCGCGGGCGTCGGCTTCGACCTGTACGTGCGGATGGTCGGCGAGGCCGTCGCCGACTACCGGCGCCAGCTGGAGACCGGCGAGATCGAGGAGGAGCCGCCGCTCGAGGTCAAGATCGAGCTGCCCGTCGACGCGCATGTCCCGCACGACTACGCGCCGGGCGAGCGCCTCCGCCTCCAGGCGTACCGCGCCATCGCCTCCGCCAACTCGGAGGAGGACATCAAGGCGGTCCGCGAGGAACTCGTCGACCGCTACGGCAAGCTGCCCGAACCGGTGGAGAACCTGCTGCTCGTCGCGGGTCTGCGCATGTTCGCGCGGGCGTGCGACGTCGGCGAGATCGTGCTCCAGGGCAACAACATCCGGTTCGCGCCGGTGGAGTTGCGCGAGTCGCAGGAGCTGCGGCTGAAGCGGCTGTACCCCGGCGTCGTCATCAAGCCGGCCGTGCACCAGGTGCTGGTGCCGCGCCCGAAGACCGCGAAGGTGGGCGGCAAGCCGCTGGTCGGGCGGGAACTGCTGGCGTGGGTCGGGGAGTTCCTGACGTCGGTGCTGGGGTCGTGA
- a CDS encoding ABC transporter ATP-binding protein has protein sequence MTSAVTIPRHGGTGGRTAVAARARQVVKAYGSGETRVVALDHVDVDIARGQFTAIMGPSGSGKSTLMHCLAGLDTVTDGQIYLDETEITGLKDKKLTRLRRDRIGFIFQAFNLLPTLNAIENITLPMDIAGRKPDKEWLTRVVETVGLADRLKHRPTQLSGGQQQRVAVARALAARPEIIFGDEPTGNLDSRAGAEVLGFLRRSVDELGQTIVMVTHDPVAASYADRVLYLADGRIVDEMYKPTAEAVLDRMKDFDARGRTS, from the coding sequence GTGACTTCGGCTGTGACCATTCCCAGGCACGGGGGTACTGGAGGGCGTACGGCCGTTGCCGCGCGGGCGCGGCAGGTCGTGAAGGCGTACGGATCCGGTGAGACCCGCGTCGTCGCCCTCGACCACGTCGATGTGGACATCGCACGCGGCCAGTTCACCGCGATCATGGGCCCCTCGGGGTCCGGCAAATCCACGCTCATGCACTGCCTCGCCGGACTCGACACCGTGACGGACGGCCAGATCTACCTCGACGAGACCGAGATCACGGGCCTCAAGGACAAGAAGCTCACGCGGCTGCGCCGGGACCGGATCGGGTTCATCTTCCAGGCGTTCAACCTGCTGCCGACGCTCAACGCCATCGAGAACATCACGCTGCCCATGGACATCGCGGGCCGCAAGCCGGACAAGGAGTGGCTGACGCGGGTCGTGGAGACCGTCGGGCTCGCCGACCGCCTCAAGCACCGCCCCACCCAGCTGTCCGGCGGCCAGCAGCAGCGCGTCGCCGTGGCGCGGGCCCTCGCGGCCCGTCCCGAGATCATCTTCGGGGACGAGCCGACCGGAAACCTCGACTCGCGCGCCGGCGCCGAGGTCCTCGGCTTCCTGCGCCGGTCCGTCGACGAACTGGGCCAGACCATCGTGATGGTCACCCACGACCCGGTGGCCGCGAGCTACGCCGACCGGGTGCTGTACCTCGCCGACGGCCGCATCGTCGACGAGATGTACAAGCCGACCGCTGAGGCCGTCCTCGACCGCATGAAGGACTTCGACGCCCGGGGGCGCACGTCATGA